A single window of Colletotrichum destructivum chromosome 9, complete sequence DNA harbors:
- a CDS encoding Putative Acyl transferase domain superfamily, Acyl transferase/acyl hydrolase/lysophospholipase, with translation MTAAPGARHALRRGTAWADGLACLACLGRTTSYVAFGSSRRHASSSSQGKRPRTALFFPGQGVQKVGMITPWLEAFPRTAKPIIEEIDHYMGFKLSDIIAEGPSKLLTRTPNAQPAIMATSILILRILEREFDFDIAKRVDVTLGHSLGEFAALVAGGYLEFEDSLYLVRKRAEAMAEATRRAVDEYGGEYGMVAIVTEPEYLGPLIAAIHDFVGHSSAGSKGDSSEDVPPIEQVLIANINSKNQIVLSGNIERIKTLSTHVRQFLGHDPRAVRLNSDSPFHSPLMKPAVGVVRSILSKKSRVEGREGNDIITFPGRLPCVSNVSARPFESKEDVKDLLARQCLETVRWWDSIKYLDQEEKVRRWIGIGPGRVGRNLVGKEVGMRGKDSVKGGGVWGITDPSEIEEMLKGLDETEKVSEDEIG, from the exons ATGACTGCAGCTCCCGGAGCTCGCCACGCTCTCCGCCGAGGCACCGCGTGGGCCGACGGGCTCGCCTGCCTCGCCTGCCTCGGCCGCACAACGAGCTATGTAGCTTTCGGATCGAGTCGACGGCAtgcttcctcttcgtcgcaAGGAAAACGGCCACGGACGGCGCTTTTCTTTCCAG GCCAAGGAGTGCAAAAGGTCGGCATGATAACACCATGGCTCGAGGCGTTCCCGCGGACGGCAAAGCCCATCATCGAGGAAATTGACCATTACATGGGCTTCAAGCTATCCGACATCATTGCCGAGGGCCCCAGCAAGCTGTTGACCAGGACGCCCAACGCCCAGCccgccatcatggcgacCTCGATCCTGATCCTCCGCATCCTCGAGCGCGAGTTCGACTTTGACATCGCCAAACGCGTCGACGTGACGCTTGGTCACTCCCTCGGCGAATTCGCCGCGCTGGTGGCCGGCGGCTACCTCGAGTTTGAGGACAGCCTGTACCTGGTGCGCAAACgggccgaggccatggcggaggcgacgcggcgcgccgtcgacgagtaCGGCGGCGAGTACGGCATGGTGGCCATCGTCACAGAGCCCGAGTATCTAGGCCCGCTGATCGCGGCGATTCATGACTTTGTGGGCCACTCAAGCGCCGGGTCCAAGGGCGACAGCTCCGAGGACGTACCGCCCATCGAGCAAGTACtcatcgccaacatcaacagcaaGAACCAGATCGTGCTGAGCGGCAATATTGAGCGCATCAAGACGCTCTCGACGCACGTGCGGCAGTTCCTCGGCCACGACCCGCGGGCCGTGAGGTTAAACAGCGACAGCCCATTCCACAGCCCGCTCATGAAGCCCGCCGTCGGGGTGGTGAGGAGCATACTCTCGAAAAAGAGCCGCGTCGAGGGGCGCGAGGGGAACGACATTATCACGTTTCCGGGGAGGCTGCCGTGCGTAAGCAATGTGAGCGCGCGGCCGTTCGAGAGCAAGGAGGACGTCAAAGACCTTCTGGCACGGCAGTGTCTAGAGACGGTGCGGTGGTGGGACAGCATCAAGTACCTCGACCAAGAGGAGAAGGTGAGGCGGTGGATCGGTATCGGGCCCGGCAGGGTCGGGCGGAACCTGGTCGGCAAAGAGGTGGGCATGAGGGGCAAGGACTCggtcaagggcggcggcgtctgggGCATCACGGACCCGAGCGAGATCGAGGAGATGCTCAAGGGGCTGGATGAGACGGAGAAGGTCTCGGAGGACGAGATTGGCTGA
- a CDS encoding Putative trafficking protein particle complex subunit 2 — MATAIPSIACIGIIGRNNNPLHIQIFPSHNPSTNTFAPIRTPLQFSLLLSSTLDIFELRHGGGGGGNAASGNAAAVAGSSGTGLSGEVGLLHAVDERLAAYGWETNTGVKIVVVVDMRGRRVAGGGSAAAEAAAKGRGAVGLREQELRVVFRAVQSAYVRLLQNPFYEPDEHSPVSGRGGRVIKSKKFEGEVRRIGEAWTPGVTNL; from the exons ATGGCGACCGCAATCCCTTCGATAGCCTGCATAGGCATCATCGGCCGCAAC AACAACCCTCTCCACATCCAGATCTTCCCCTCGCACAACCCCTCCACAAACACCTTCGCGCCGATTCGCACGCCGCTCCAgttctccctcctcctctcctcgaccctcgacatcttcgagctccgccacggcggcggcggcggcggcaacgccgcctccgggaacgccgccgccgtcgcgggaTCCAGCGGCACGGGCCTCTCGGGCGAGGTCGGTCTCCtgcacgccgtcgacgagcgcctcgccgcctaCGGGTGGGAGACCAACACGGGGGTCAAgattgtcgtcgtcgtagacATGCGCGGACGCCGCGTCGCGGGGGGCGGGAGCGCggctgccgaggccgcggccaAGGGGCGGGGCGCCGTCGGGCTGCGCGAGCAGGAGCTGCGGGTCGTCTTCCGGGCGGTGCAGAGCGCGTACGTGCGGCTGCTGCAGAACCCCTTTTATGAGCCCGACGAGCATTCTCCCGTGTCAgggcggggcgggcgggtgaTCAAGAGCAAGAAGTTCGAGGGGGAGGTCAGGAGGATCGGGGAGGCGTGGACACCCGGGGTCACGAACCTCTAG
- a CDS encoding Putative ATPase, AFG1, P-loop containing nucleoside triphosphate hydrolase, translated as MVTHTMRASRARKMAFLARSYSTAVAITDPLVKYRTLVSTKILSPDPDQHRLAIHLQKLYGRLKDYAPEVDYRERLKQVADIPEARDPDEAAATLAMPSHPIWDNPLFKHLARKAMPVSKDQNPMALVRVMTSLEGAITINSPRGLFLSGEVGVGKSMLIDLLAQGLPTERKKRWHFNTFMLYTFSQLERFRQSHPELSGNEKEYSMLWLAKKLVEESPVLFLDEFQLPDRAASKILSHLFIAFFHLGGVLIASSNRMPEELQKAIGVEYTVAPSDGFLKSLFLGGARSRGTRHSQNDFAAFLEVLKARCDFWHMEGATDWRRRETGEKVTVETTSIKGIGAVEESAEDQEEMTKPAKYFLSPEASSWTTELSDLLSRSWTPATLTVYGRTIAIPRQRDGVVHWDFDDLVATFGPADYVTMASTYHTFIVDNVPTLTTLHKNEARRFITLLDALYEARCKLFVRAEAGPDDLFFPDIRAAQAEADLAAAAAASKAGTGEEVIDSDAIHSETIAEVYQDQAAPFRPNISYYDTELPTSKYDPDQDSDFGRLGNVSSATGASSPNFSNTAGFIGEDERFAYRRAASRLWELCSAAWHARGAESEPADWWTPVPRTARHWEDSAPSKPKKDEPLLPRRQTDATMGPSRPIDEPFGTDKLVIDRWQALEEAERRRDESSQGR; from the exons ATGGTAACCCACACAATGCGAGCATCTAGGGCAAGGAAGATGGCCTTCCTTGCGCGCTCCTACTCGACCGCCGTGGCCATCACCGACCCCCTCGTCAAGTATCGCACCCTTGTATCGACCAAAATACTCTCCCCGGACCCGGATCAGCATCGACTCGCCATTCACCTGCAAAAGCTTTACGGCCGTTTGAAGGACTATGCCCCCGAGGTCGACTACCGCGAGCGTCTCAAGCAGGTTGCTGATATTCCCGAGGCTCGCGACCCCGATgaggccgccgcgacgcTCGCCATGCCGAGCCATCCCATTTGGGACAACCCGCTTTTCAAGCACCTCGCTCGCAAGGCGATGCCAGTGTCCAAAGATCAGAACCCAATGGCCCTCGTCCGCGTCATGACGagcctcgagggcgccatcaccatcaactCACCGAGGGGGTTGTTTCTGTCCGGCGAGGTCGGAGTCGGGAAGTCCATGTTGATCGATCTTCTCGCACAGGGCCTGCcgacggagaggaagaagcggtGGCATTTCAATACGTTTATGCTGTATACTTTTTCGCAGCTCGAACGGTTCCGCCAGTCTCATCCCGAGCTGTCCGGGAACGAGAAGGAGTACTCCATGCTTTGGCTCGCCAAAAAGCTCGTTGAGGAGTCTCCGGTCCTGTTCCTGGACGAATTCCAACTACCCGATCGAGCAGCGAGCAAGATCCTTAGCCACCTCTTCATAGCATTCTTCCATCTTGGAGGCGTTCTCATCGCCTCTTCCAACCGAATGCCCGAAGAGCTTCAGAAGGCTATTGGCGTCGAGTACACCGTCGCCCCCTCGGATGGTTTCCTCAAGAGTCTGtttctcggcggcgcccgtTCGCGTGGTACTCGACATAGCCAAAACGACTTTGCTGCGTTTCTGGAAGTTCTCAAAGCTCGTTGTGACTTTTGGCACATGGAGGGGGCAACTGACTGGCGGCGTCGTGAGACTGGGGAGAAGGTAACGGTTGAAACGACATCTATCAAGGGAATTGGAGCTGTGGAAGAGTCAGCTGAGGATCAAGAGG AAATGACAAAACCCGCCAAGTATTTCCTCTCCCCCGAAGCCTCCAGCTGGACGACGGAGCTGTCGGACCTCCTTTCCAGATCCTGGACCCCAGCAACCCTCACAGTCTACGGTCGCACGATCGCGATTCCGCGCCAGCgggacggcgtcgtccactgggactttgacgacctcgtcgccacATTCGGTCCCGCCGACTACGTGACCATGGCCTCCACCTACCACAccttcatcgtcgacaaCGTCCCAACCTTGACGACGCTGCACAAGAATGAGGCCCGCCGCTTCAtcaccctcctcgacgccctctatgaggcTCGCTGCAAGCTCTTCGTCCGCGCCGAGGCTGGGCCCGACgacctcttcttcccggACATCCGtgccgcccaggccgaggcagatcttgccgccgccgccgccgcttccaAGGCGGGGACGGGCGAAGAAGTTATAGACTCAGACGCGATCCACTCCGAGACCATCGCCGAGGTATACCAAGACCAAGCCGCGCCCTTCCGCCCCAACATCTCCTACTACGACACGGAGCTGCCCACTTCGAAATATGACCCGGACCAAGACTCGGACTTTGGCCGCCTCGGCAACGTCAGCAGCGCCACGGGGGCCTCCAGTCCCAACTTTAGCAACACGGCCGGCTTTattggcgaggacgagcgcTTCGCTTATCGGCGCGCCGCGAGCCGGCTGTGGGAGCTTTGCAGTGCTGCATGGCACGCCCGTGGGGCCGAGAGTGAGCCGGCGGACTGGTGGACGCCCGTTCCGCGCACGGCACGGCACTGGGAGGACTCAGCGCCGTCGAAGCCAAAGAAGGACGAACCCTTGCTGCCGCGGCGGCAGACTGATGCCACCATGGGCCCGTCGCGGCCTATCGACGAACCGTTTGGGACGGATAAGCTTGTTATTGACAGGTGGCAGGCcttggaggaggcggaaCGGCGACGCGATGAGTCGTCTCAGGGGAGATGA